The proteins below are encoded in one region of Vulpes lagopus strain Blue_001 chromosome 10, ASM1834538v1, whole genome shotgun sequence:
- the FOXQ1 gene encoding forkhead box protein Q1, with translation MKLQDEAGGAPGAAGGDDALGSDGDCAANSPAAGGGGRGAEGRAGEGAGRAGDGAGAAGAGEGARPKPYTRRPKPPYSYIALIAMAIRDSAGGRLTLAEINEYLMGKFPFFRGSYTGWRNSVRHNLSLNDCFVKVLRDPSRPWGKDNYWMLNPNSEYTFADGVFRRRRKRLGHRAGGPAAQPPAAQPPAAQPPAAQPAPASPGRREGRASPAGRFSSPFAIDSILSKPFRSRRAADAGPGAHLPWAAPPCAPPPACPALLPGAAGAALLPLCAYGAAERALLGPDAPPPLLAPLAKGPRGAAHLYCPLRPPAAPPRGPGPHLHLPFPAETLPA, from the coding sequence atGAAGCTGCAGGACGAGGCGGGCGGCGCgccgggggccgcgggcggcGACGACGCGCTGGGCTCGGACGGCGACTGCGCGGCCAACAgcccggcggcgggcggcggggggcgcggcgcggaggggcgcgcgggggagggcgcggggcgcgcgggggacggcgcgggggccgcgggggccggcgAGGGCGCGCGCCCCAAGCCCTACACGCGGCGGCCCAAGCCGCCCTACTCGTACATCGCGCTCATCGCCATGGCCATCCGCGACTCGGCCGGGGGCCGCCTGACGCTGGCCGAGATCAACGAGTACCTCATGGGCAAGTTCCCCTTCTTCCGCGGCAGCTACACGGGGTGGCGCAACTCGGTGCGGCACAACCTGTCGCTCAACGACTGCTTCGTCAAGGTGCTGCGCGACCCCTCGCGGCCCTGGGGCAAGGACAACTACTGGATGCTCAACCCCAACAGCGAGTACACCTTCGCCGACGGGGTCTTCCGCCGCCGCCGCAAGCGCCTGGGCCACCGCGCGGGGGGCCCCGCGGCCCAGCCCCCCGCGGCCCAGCCCCCCGCGGCCCAGCCCCCCGCGGCCCAGCCCGCGCCCGCCTCGCCCGGCCGCCGGGAGGGGCGCGCCAGCCCCGCGGGCCGCTTCTCCAGCCCCTTCGCCATCGACAGCATCCTCAGCAAGCCCTTCCGCAGCCGCCGCGCCGCGGACGCGGGCCCCGGGGCGCACCTGCCGTGGGCCGCCCCGCCCTGCGCGCCGCCGCCCGCCTGCCCCGCGCTGCTCCCGGGCGCCGCGGGCGCGGCCCTGCTGCCGCTGTGCGCCTACGGGGCGGCCGAGCGCGCGCTGCTGGGCCCCGACGCGCCGCCCCCGCTGCTCGCGCCCCTCGCCAAGGGGCCCCGCGGCGCCGCGCACCTGTACTGCCCCCTGcggccgcccgcggccccgccccgcggcccggggccgcacctgcacctgcccttcCCGGCGGAGACGCTCCCGGCCTGA